In Babesia microti strain RI chromosome IV, complete genome, the sequence AGTATTACAGCATAAAAAATCCCAAATAAAACATCTATTGTGTAGTGCCCCCTAGTCACTACTATTAGGAAACATATTACACTCGTGTAAagtattataattatatgtatgaACACATTATCCTCCAGATTGAACCAAAGTAACGAACACAAAATTGTGGAAAATGCGTGCCCCGAAATAATGTTATCAGTGCAAGTTAGTGACAGTCCAAAATTACCGCCTAtaattgtcaataatttgttggaaGAGTTAAAAGAACCCGGCACGCAATCCTTTGTAGCACTAGGTACTGTTGTTGCTGCGATAAAAAAACCCCTAATGAAATATCCAACGCCCATTAACAACATTATTCGCATTAGATTCACCAGTGCTTGGAAAGGAGGTGCAAAAATCATTATCCTCATggttaaaaataacaccATTATGGATATTAGTATATTGACACGTTCGAATGGTAAAGACTTGTGTTCTTTAAAAACCTCGTGAATCCTATCGGCTAGGGGTGACATGCTAGAGTCATATTGACCTTCTGTAATCAACATAAGATAAGcttgaataattattgataatattaggATTACAGTCGAAATCGTTAATCTCAAAAACAAATTCCGTATTGCAACATTGAATAGATCCGCCAACTCATCATATATTTCACTAGTGTTATTTGTTGCATCTTTGACGCAAGAGAACGATCCTATACGATAAATATCACATATTGAGCTTCCAGAACTACTCATTCTGTTGACAATTCCGTCAAAAGACACGCTCGAATCATgtatatcacaaattacaGTATCAccaaatttcatttaacatatcaaaaacaattttaaaatttccattaaaCAAAGAAATGAAATGAAATAAcgcaaattattaacacTGTGATATGATGCTTCAATGAACGATTATTAATCGCTTATTTCCACATTATAATATCACACCCTACACTAACCAAAGATGCAACAGTCCTTATACATACCTTGAGACACTTACGTAGATTATGCAAAAGGATATTAGTGTTAAAACGCCTTTTAAGAATTCAAGATAACGATTTCTGGTGGTttagttaataaatatgaattaatAATCCAAATTAGTGGATCCCCACGgtattaattttgtgacatttttatatgaATCGCATTTTTTTTTGTCTCTCATTAACACTGTAGAAATTGTTAGCGCATAGCTACTGTCACAACTCAAAATGTCATAATCAATCACACTTTCCCAACGATGTTGGTTAATATATGGATACTTCACATGGCATACAATAGTcatacatttaaataataatatctCTGTGTCATTTTGTACAAATGTAATTGTGTAAGATCTTTATTTCGACCTCGTATATGTTGTCGTGTATACAAAGATGAGTATGG encodes:
- a CDS encoding sphingomyelin synthase 2, putative (SMS2) (overlaps_old_locusTagID:BBM_III06280) produces the protein MKFGDTVICDIHDSSVSFDGIVNRMSSSGSSICDIYRIGSFSCVKDATNNTSEIYDELADLFNVAIRNLFLRLTISTVILILSIIIQAYLMLITEGQYDSSMSPLADRIHEVFKEHKSLPFERVNILISIMVLFLTMRIMIFAPPFQALVNLMRIMLLMGVGYFIRGFFIAATTVPSATKDCVPGSFNSSNKLLTIIGGNFGLSLTCTDNIISGHAFSTILCSLLWFNLEDNVFIHIIIILYTSVICFLIVVTRGHYTIDVLFGIFYAVILYNIYMISLRMKISQVYDWSDSSRIFRKHLELGSFWNCIGHVIGWFELIDIRLRIIKLSIYSQSIYHKEFMGIISDDGCESAFDIISANKMCNKLCFVNMFLFSRFIKSLFHKCKISTNPS